One window of Microcoleus vaginatus PCC 9802 genomic DNA carries:
- a CDS encoding multidrug ABC transporter permease: protein MTKSIKIAKTLLVTYYAYMLEYRAELFLWALSGALPFILMGVWMQAAETGQFGLNSIDFARYFLAAFIVRQTNVVWVIWEFEKEVVQGRLSNRLLQPLDPVWHHFASHVSERFARLPFVCGLALLFFALYPQSFWLPSLGRFLLFLLVVVLAFCLRFLIQYTFALFAFWLERASAIEQFWFLIYLFLSGLIAPLEVFPAPVREVVLWTPFPYLIHFPASILIGLPVDVGRGLLVMLGWSAVFFVWNRWLWRQGLKQYSGMGA, encoded by the coding sequence ATGACAAAATCCATCAAAATTGCTAAAACTTTGCTAGTTACCTACTACGCTTATATGCTCGAATACCGGGCCGAATTGTTTTTGTGGGCCCTGTCGGGAGCTTTGCCGTTTATCTTGATGGGTGTCTGGATGCAGGCGGCCGAAACTGGTCAATTTGGGCTGAATTCGATCGACTTTGCCCGTTATTTCTTAGCCGCTTTCATTGTCAGGCAAACAAATGTAGTGTGGGTGATTTGGGAGTTTGAAAAGGAAGTAGTGCAAGGCCGGCTATCTAATAGATTGTTGCAGCCTCTCGATCCCGTATGGCACCACTTCGCATCTCACGTTTCCGAAAGGTTTGCGAGGCTGCCGTTTGTATGCGGATTAGCGCTGCTGTTTTTTGCACTTTACCCGCAGTCTTTTTGGCTGCCGAGTTTGGGCAGGTTTTTGCTGTTTTTGTTGGTTGTCGTCTTGGCTTTTTGCTTGCGCTTCTTGATACAGTATACCTTTGCGCTGTTTGCTTTTTGGCTGGAAAGGGCAAGTGCGATCGAGCAATTCTGGTTTCTAATTTACCTGTTTTTATCGGGACTTATCGCGCCGCTAGAAGTGTTTCCCGCACCCGTGCGCGAAGTAGTTTTGTGGACGCCTTTTCCTTATTTGATTCATTTTCCTGCTTCAATCTTGATAGGATTGCCCGTAGATGTAGGCCGCGGTTTGTTGGTAATGTTGGGTTGGAGTGCGGTGTTTTTTGTGTGGAATCGCTGGCTTTGGCGGCAGGGCTTGAAGCAGTATTCGGGCATGGGCGCTTAA
- a CDS encoding nitrite reductase large subunit: MTAKKNLIVIGNGMVGHKFLELMVSSDAAKHWNLITFCEEPRVAYDRVNLSGFFSGKTAGDLSLVAPGFYQENGIQIYIGDKAVAINREHKIVSSANGLEVPYDKIVLATGSYPFVPSIKGKDATGTFVYRTIDDLEAMLDYAKNCQTGVVIGGGLLGLECANALQNMGLKTHVVEFASRLMPVQVDEIGGAILRSKIEELGVSVHTSKSTTEIVSEDGKVTKMLFADGSELATDMIVFSAGIRPRDEIARSSGIEVGERGGIVINDSCQTSDPDIYAIGECALYQNRIYGLVAPGYTMASVAADILSRAADCRQDAPSTTSTFTGADMSTKLKLLGVDVASFGDPFPKSGDAKEIVVADTFQGIYKKLVLNQDGSRILGGILVGDASAYGTLLQFMQNEIALPPHPEDLLMPPREGGAVAGFGVDSLPDSAQICSCNNVTKGQICEAIRDRNLTDVASVKKCTQAGTGCGGCVPLVTDIFKAEMKKAGFAVKNHLCEHFEYSRQELYHLVRSQEIKTFEELIERHGKGKGCEICKPTVSSMLASTWNDHILEKSHVALQDTNDYFLANIQRDGTYSVVPRIPGGEITPDKLIVLGEVARDFGLYTKITGGQRIDLFGARVDQLPHIWRRLIDAGFESGHAYGKALRTVKSCVGSTWCRFGVQDSTSLAIEVELRYRGLRSPHKLKSAVSGCTRECAEAQSKDFGIIATENGWNLYVCGNGGIKPQHAVLLATDIDKETLIKYIDRFLVFYIRTADRLERTATWLNKLEGGIEYLKQVIIEDSLGICAELEGQMEHLVNTYQCEWKTTIEDPHKVQRFQHFVNSDLPDPSIVRVAERGQTRPANEHEKALAGVSE; encoded by the coding sequence ATGACAGCCAAAAAAAACCTCATTGTAATCGGCAATGGCATGGTAGGTCACAAGTTCCTAGAGTTAATGGTCAGCTCAGATGCTGCCAAACACTGGAATTTAATTACTTTTTGTGAAGAACCGCGCGTTGCTTACGATCGCGTAAACCTCAGCGGATTTTTCTCGGGCAAAACAGCGGGAGATTTATCTTTAGTTGCACCGGGATTTTATCAAGAAAACGGCATCCAAATTTACATCGGCGACAAAGCAGTCGCCATTAACCGGGAACACAAAATAGTCTCTTCAGCCAACGGTTTAGAAGTTCCCTACGACAAAATTGTTCTCGCGACCGGTTCCTATCCATTTGTGCCATCAATTAAAGGCAAAGACGCTACAGGAACTTTTGTTTACCGGACAATTGACGACCTAGAAGCGATGTTAGATTACGCTAAAAATTGCCAAACAGGAGTAGTAATTGGCGGCGGTTTGTTAGGTCTAGAGTGTGCTAATGCTCTGCAAAATATGGGTTTAAAAACTCACGTTGTTGAGTTTGCATCGCGGCTGATGCCCGTGCAAGTTGACGAAATTGGCGGTGCAATTCTCCGCAGCAAAATAGAAGAGTTGGGGGTTTCGGTTCATACCAGCAAATCTACCACAGAAATTGTCAGCGAAGATGGCAAAGTTACTAAAATGCTGTTTGCTGACGGTTCGGAATTGGCAACAGATATGATAGTGTTTTCTGCGGGCATTCGCCCCCGCGACGAAATTGCCAGAAGTTCCGGTATAGAAGTAGGAGAACGCGGTGGCATTGTGATTAATGATAGCTGCCAAACCTCCGATCCTGACATTTATGCGATCGGAGAATGCGCGCTGTATCAAAATCGCATCTACGGCTTAGTTGCGCCTGGGTATACAATGGCAAGCGTAGCAGCAGATATTTTGAGCCGTGCAGCCGATTGCCGGCAGGATGCCCCCTCTACTACAAGCACTTTTACAGGTGCGGATATGTCCACTAAACTCAAATTATTAGGGGTGGATGTCGCTAGTTTTGGAGATCCTTTTCCCAAGTCGGGCGATGCTAAAGAAATTGTTGTTGCTGACACCTTCCAAGGCATTTACAAAAAATTAGTTTTAAATCAAGACGGCAGCCGAATTTTAGGCGGAATTCTCGTGGGAGATGCTTCGGCTTACGGAACTTTGCTGCAATTCATGCAAAATGAAATTGCTCTGCCGCCGCATCCTGAAGATTTGTTAATGCCGCCGCGAGAAGGGGGAGCAGTGGCAGGCTTCGGAGTAGACAGTTTGCCGGATTCGGCTCAAATTTGTTCTTGCAATAATGTTACCAAAGGGCAGATTTGTGAAGCGATTCGCGATCGCAATTTAACCGATGTTGCCAGCGTCAAGAAATGCACTCAAGCTGGGACGGGCTGCGGTGGCTGCGTGCCTTTGGTGACGGATATCTTCAAGGCGGAGATGAAAAAAGCTGGGTTCGCCGTCAAAAATCATCTCTGCGAACATTTTGAATATTCGCGTCAAGAATTGTACCATTTGGTGCGCTCTCAAGAAATTAAAACCTTTGAGGAGTTGATTGAAAGACACGGCAAAGGTAAGGGCTGTGAAATTTGCAAACCCACTGTTTCTTCGATGCTGGCTTCTACTTGGAATGACCATATTTTAGAGAAGTCTCACGTCGCTTTGCAAGATACAAACGATTACTTTTTGGCAAACATTCAGCGCGACGGTACTTATTCGGTGGTGCCCCGAATACCGGGGGGAGAAATTACTCCCGATAAGTTGATTGTTTTGGGAGAAGTTGCCAGGGATTTTGGGCTTTATACTAAGATTACTGGCGGGCAACGGATTGATTTGTTTGGAGCTCGCGTGGATCAATTGCCCCATATTTGGCGTCGGTTGATTGATGCGGGATTTGAGTCGGGACACGCTTACGGTAAGGCTCTGCGTACTGTAAAATCTTGTGTTGGCAGCACTTGGTGCCGCTTTGGGGTGCAGGATTCAACGAGTTTGGCGATCGAGGTTGAATTGCGGTATCGTGGTTTGCGATCGCCCCACAAGCTCAAATCTGCTGTCTCTGGCTGCACTCGCGAATGCGCGGAAGCTCAAAGCAAGGATTTTGGGATAATTGCGACAGAGAATGGTTGGAATTTGTACGTGTGCGGCAACGGGGGAATTAAGCCACAGCACGCGGTTTTGCTGGCGACGGATATCGATAAGGAAACGCTGATTAAGTATATCGATCGATTCTTGGTTTTTTACATCCGCACCGCCGACAGATTAGAACGCACTGCTACTTGGTTGAACAAACTTGAGGGCGGGATTGAATACTTGAAACAGGTGATAATTGAGGATTCTCTGGGCATTTGTGCGGAATTAGAAGGGCAGATGGAACATTTAGTGAATACTTATCAATGTGAGTGGAAAACGACGATTGAAGACCCACACAAGGTGCAGCGGTTCCAGCATTTTGTGAATTCCGATTTGCCCGATCCGAGTATTGTTCGTGTTGCAGAACGAGGACAAACGCGGCCGGCTAACGAACATGAAAAGGCTCTGGCGGGAGTTTCGGAATAA
- a CDS encoding histidine kinase: MLLKKLVSENNPQTVAELIYTQLTIGQLTWGDLNIEVFGQHWRDESLHEVLREIAAKLDKETASKIIEYLTAQNGQQEKFINLFLAAQCLLKVKNDVNKKTEKKLLNALKKLSQYGTGFLILYQSAQELQETYQIRNRSIAAIAQTWKNDPQTLPWLKILAHSSDCGEVRATAVEAIARGWPDQPEIYLMLKNLVKSDGSWAVRSTCVREMASGWPDTSDTWPLLAALAQFDQSPAVRTAALEQLASNWPDRTDTLLMLRTAAESDENLGVRVAAWQGIAKGWHSLLGTASLLKNLAQTGSSILRTVAVRELAARWPAAADVCLLLKTLAESDSSKEVRTAALEELASHWPGEPDIYPLLKTKAESDPSSSVRRAAVQAIAFGWPGNPETLTFLKNIALGDSDADLREIALKQIAAGWPDHPETLPLLQKIADSEDYWTVRQVVVEAVAALGSASLEVFAWLQNLAESDRHLNVRETAVEEIAKRWSHRGETLPFLKSRVECEYDSHLLSVLVRAIVRRWPDHPETLPWLKIELDSGEALVRQAAVLELAYNWPDNPETWMLLEAKAEGDETPAVRQMALQKLARGWTNQSQTFEWVKSRAQKDEDSQVRAIALVELMRGWKDEPGMFEFLRDRALSDVDNQNGSFPYNPRFTALEAIIEHYPENPGVVPLLRSLSVSDADEQIRALADRRLRSQDW, from the coding sequence ATGTTGTTAAAAAAACTTGTTTCCGAAAATAATCCCCAGACTGTAGCAGAGTTAATTTATACCCAACTCACAATCGGTCAACTGACTTGGGGCGATCTCAACATAGAAGTTTTCGGCCAGCACTGGCGGGACGAATCTTTGCACGAAGTCCTCAGAGAAATTGCAGCTAAGCTCGACAAAGAAACAGCCAGCAAAATTATTGAATATCTCACAGCTCAAAACGGTCAACAAGAAAAATTTATTAATTTGTTTTTAGCAGCGCAATGCCTGTTAAAAGTTAAAAATGATGTTAATAAAAAAACCGAAAAAAAACTGTTAAACGCTTTAAAAAAGTTATCGCAATACGGTACGGGTTTCCTGATTCTTTATCAAAGCGCTCAAGAATTGCAGGAAACTTATCAAATTCGCAATCGATCGATCGCGGCGATCGCCCAAACTTGGAAAAACGACCCGCAAACCCTACCTTGGCTGAAAATACTCGCTCACTCCAGTGACTGCGGCGAAGTCCGAGCCACAGCAGTCGAAGCAATAGCCCGTGGTTGGCCAGACCAGCCAGAAATTTACCTGATGCTCAAAAACCTCGTCAAATCCGATGGAAGCTGGGCAGTGCGATCGACCTGTGTGCGAGAAATGGCTTCTGGTTGGCCAGACACGAGCGATACCTGGCCGCTGCTGGCTGCCCTGGCTCAGTTTGATCAAAGTCCCGCAGTCCGCACCGCAGCACTCGAACAGTTGGCCTCTAATTGGCCCGATCGCACAGATACCTTGCTGATGCTGAGAACCGCCGCCGAATCCGACGAAAATTTGGGAGTGCGAGTCGCAGCGTGGCAAGGAATAGCCAAAGGTTGGCACAGCCTTTTAGGCACGGCCTCCCTGCTCAAAAACCTTGCCCAGACAGGAAGTTCTATCCTGCGAACAGTAGCGGTGCGGGAGTTGGCAGCGCGCTGGCCCGCCGCGGCAGACGTTTGCCTCTTACTGAAAACCCTAGCTGAATCCGACAGCAGCAAAGAAGTGCGGACAGCAGCCTTAGAAGAATTGGCCTCGCACTGGCCCGGCGAGCCCGACATTTACCCGCTGCTGAAAACTAAAGCCGAGTCCGACCCGAGTTCGAGCGTCCGGCGCGCAGCAGTCCAAGCAATTGCCTTTGGCTGGCCGGGGAACCCCGAAACTCTGACTTTTTTGAAAAATATAGCATTGGGCGATAGCGACGCCGACCTGCGCGAAATAGCCCTAAAACAGATAGCCGCAGGTTGGCCCGACCACCCAGAAACCCTGCCCCTGCTGCAAAAAATAGCTGATTCCGAGGATTACTGGACTGTGCGGCAAGTAGTAGTGGAAGCTGTCGCCGCACTGGGGTCAGCCAGTCTCGAAGTCTTTGCTTGGTTGCAAAATCTCGCCGAGTCAGACAGACACCTCAACGTCCGAGAAACTGCCGTGGAAGAGATCGCAAAACGCTGGTCTCACCGCGGCGAGACACTGCCTTTCCTCAAAAGCCGGGTAGAGTGTGAGTATGATTCTCACCTGCTGAGCGTGCTAGTACGGGCGATCGTGCGGCGCTGGCCCGACCACCCAGAAACCTTGCCTTGGCTGAAAATTGAGCTCGATTCTGGGGAAGCGCTGGTGCGGCAAGCGGCGGTGCTTGAACTTGCTTACAACTGGCCAGACAATCCTGAAACTTGGATGCTGCTGGAGGCTAAAGCAGAGGGCGATGAGACTCCGGCTGTCAGGCAAATGGCTTTGCAAAAGTTAGCGCGTGGGTGGACAAATCAGTCTCAAACTTTCGAGTGGGTCAAAAGTAGAGCTCAAAAAGATGAAGATTCGCAGGTGCGGGCGATCGCCCTGGTAGAGTTAATGCGGGGATGGAAAGACGAGCCGGGAATGTTTGAATTTTTGCGCGATCGAGCTTTGAGCGATGTTGACAATCAAAACGGTTCTTTTCCTTACAATCCCCGATTTACAGCACTTGAAGCGATTATCGAACATTATCCCGAAAATCCCGGAGTTGTGCCTTTGTTGCGATCGCTTTCCGTTTCCGACGCCGACGAGCAAATCCGGGCCTTAGCCGATCGCCGGCTCCGCAGCCAAGACTGGTAA
- the nirD gene encoding nitrite reductase (NAD(P)H) small subunit, whose amino-acid sequence MVQSLSVSDTVTTWVDVCSLHAIAPYTGVCALVKGEQVAIFRVGNGQEVYALSNYDPFSKAFVLSRGIVGDRNGTLKVASPIYKQNFSLTTGQCLDDETVKIPTFAVRVVADRVQVAVS is encoded by the coding sequence ATGGTTCAATCATTATCGGTTTCCGATACAGTAACAACTTGGGTAGATGTGTGTTCTCTGCATGCGATCGCCCCTTATACTGGAGTTTGCGCTTTAGTTAAAGGCGAACAAGTGGCGATTTTCCGAGTGGGAAACGGGCAGGAAGTTTATGCGCTTAGCAATTACGACCCGTTTAGCAAAGCTTTTGTTTTGTCGCGGGGAATTGTGGGCGATCGCAACGGCACTCTCAAAGTTGCTTCTCCCATTTACAAACAAAACTTTAGTCTGACTACCGGGCAATGTCTGGACGATGAAACGGTAAAGATTCCTACTTTTGCGGTTCGGGTTGTAGCCGATCGCGTCCAAGTAGCTGTTAGTTAG